Proteins encoded within one genomic window of Falco biarmicus isolate bFalBia1 chromosome 14, bFalBia1.pri, whole genome shotgun sequence:
- the PIN4 gene encoding peptidyl-prolyl cis-trans isomerase NIMA-interacting 4, which yields MAPKGKGSGKAGKGGDSSSSGEGKAQGPKGGGSAVKVRHILCEKHSKAMEAMEKLKAGLRFSEVAAQYSEDKARQGGDLGWMTRGSMVGPFQEAAFALPVSSMDKPVYTDPPVKTKFGYHIIMVEGRK from the exons ATGGCTCCCAAAGGGAAAGGCAGCGGCAAGGCGGGCAAGg GCGgcgacagcagcagcagcggcgaGGGCAAGGCCCAGGGCCCGAAGGGAGGCGGCAGCGCCGTGAAG GTTCGGCACATCCTTTGTGAGAAGCACAGCAAAGCCATGGAGGCCATGGAGAAGCTGAAGGCCGGCCTGCGCTTCAGCGAAGTCGCCGCGCAGTACAGCGAGGACAAGGCCAGGCAAGGG GGAGACTTGGGCTGGATGACCAGAGGCTCCATGGTGGGACCTTTCCAGGAAGCAGCATTTGCCTTGCCTGTGAGCAGCATGGACAAGCCAGTGTATACAGACCCTCCTGTCAAAACAAAGTTTGGGTACCACATTATCATGGtggaaggcagaaaataa
- the ERCC6L gene encoding DNA excision repair protein ERCC-6-like, with product MAAPGLVAGLELEEAQRYRRLVSGAKAAAGNGELEEALRLFRMAAAICPSEKLRGRMQRVEEALAAEQEEDDVEKDGFVDVCSSGLLIYEGMHRKLFQHQREGVAFLYRLHRDGRPGGILADDMGLGKTIQVIAFLSGMFDAQLIRHVLLIMPTTLVSSWLAEFSRWTPSLRVKEFHGTSKMERTRNLERVQRKDGVVITSYQMLINNWKQLASSHEQDFIWDYVILDEAHKIKCPSNKTTKCVYMIPAKHRLLLTGTPVQNNLQEMWSLFDFACQGSLLGTAKTFKIEYENPITRAREKDATLGEKALGLKISENLMTIIKPYFLRRTKEDIKNNCADKPDAPLPEDPSENSVPVMPSLTRKNDFVVWVYLAPVQEDIYRNFLSLDHVKRVLMTTRSPLAELTVLKKLCDHPRLLSANACIQLGLEEQDYSEQDHSSEAGVFSGANKIDHLSDETLIQESGKMLFLVGLLERLREEGHRTLVFSQSRKMLDIIERVLSCRQFKIMRIDGTVTHLTEREKRINAFQSNKDYSIFLLTTQVGGVGITLTAASRVVIFDPSWNPATDSQAVDRAYRIGQKENVVIYRLITCGTVEEKIYRRQVFKDSLIRQTTGDKKNLFRYFSKQELRELFTLEDTRTSATQIQLQSLHATQRNTDLELDEHIAYLHSLEMFGISDHDLICTREMAHEDQVDSEEAHRYIQRRVQKAHELVQLESQLRDQRMEEIRNACEEMWPRQPELVSKPKKLSPGLNNINNFVSPQADEHENDKEDQVLKVGSKMKSLIIDDLDEKQLAQDVSSMDTELLNTRKTVKQRNIQESEQNLDLSILPSSPGLHPLDKESQSLDQKQCSRVVNSGSLTEAGNGLSRHFQHCINESGMADDPTRLRDTEMADQVLDPPAALRTDKNYAPELALAATVPSLSNVTPEIHAGLQKSCVLEGSLEGMSMPSFQDQVDFNLVLEESEDGWRCASNRGSSLEHPEKEGFQVKAESFFKSPTKTWLSENSNCGKPCHTAEEEPNNSLQGREASDESSGVFHFVRKKCLKRVVSDSEDEDRSIMTLEENQSEKRPSPLSSPLHPFLEGISASTPKSVRSITKAIFSPQPTNSGNGSTASRQSLINKVIDEVEDIEEIMGTTDEDHDDGDTKKEQDDLVEEEAEECSGESAEPEEEPAGETLDTAEESFHLDSMLSEQPEADETESPREESTGDAELQSGEQLDCFTQENIAEKETGQNSSPAIDYNTLVDSGKKLKNDGKLQEALNCFLQALDIRSGDPEVMLMTLNLYRQLAQK from the exons ATGGCGGCccctgggctggtggccgggctggagctggaggaggcgCAGCGGTACCGGAG GCTGGTGAGCGGTGCAAAGGCAGCAGCGGGCAatggggagctggaggaggcGCTGAGGCTGTTCCGGATGGCGGCTGCTATCTGCCCCAGCGAGAAGCTGCGGGGCCGCATGCAGCGCGTGGAGGAGgcgctggctgcagagcaggaggaggatgatgTTGAGAAGGACGGTTTCGTGGATGTGTGCAGTAGTGGCCTGCTGATCTACGAGGGGATGCACAGGAAGCTCTTCCAGCACCAGCGGGAAGGTGTTGCCTTCCTGTACCGCCTGCACCGGGATGGTAGGCCTGGTGGTATTCTGGCAGATGACATGGGCCTGGGTAAGACTATCCAGGTCATCGCTTTCCTCTCGGGCatgtttgatgcccagctcaTCCGGCACGTCCTGCTTATCATGCCTACCACCCTAGTCAGCAGCTGGCTAGCGGAGTTTTCTCGCTGGACCCCCAGCCTGCGTGTCAAGGAGTTCCACGGCACTAGCAAGATGGAGCGTACCAGGAAcctggagagggtccagaggAAGGACGGCGTTGTCATCACGAGCTACCAGATGCTCATTAACAACTGGAAGCAGCTTGCTAGCAGCCACGAGCAGGACTTTATTTGGGACTATGTCATTCTTGACGAAGCGCATAAAATCAAGTGCCCATCTAACAAAACGACCAAGTGTGTATATATGATTCCTGCAAAGCATCGCCTTCTCCTCACGGGCACCCCAGTGCAGAACAACCTGCAGGAAATGTGGTCCTTGTTTGATTTCGCATGCCAAGGCTCTCTCTTGGGAACAgccaaaacttttaaaatagaatatgAGAATCCTATTACTAGGGCAAGGGAGAAGGATGCAACTCTAGGTGAGAAAGCACTGGGGCTAAAGATATCTGAGAATCTAATGACAATTATAAAGCCGTACTTCCTCAGAAGAACCAAAGAAGATATCAAAAACAATTGTGCTGACAAACCAGATGCTCCTCTTCCCGAGGATCCAAGTGAGAATAGCGTTCCTGTCATGCCATCTCTCACTAGGAAAAATGACTTTGTTGTGTGGGTGTACTTGGCACCAGTGCAGGAAGACATTTACAGGAACTTTCTCTCTCTGGATCATGTGAAAAGAGTGCTGATGACAACCCGATCACCTCTGGCTGAGCTGACTGTCTTGAAGAAGCTGTGTGACCACCCCAGGCTCCTGTCTGCAAATGCATGTATCCAGCTGGGCTTGGAAGAACAGGACTACTCTGAGCAGGATCACAGCAGTGAAGCAGGTGTGTTTTCAGGTGCTAATAAAATAGATCATCTCTCTGATGAGACTCTGATTCAGGAGTCTGGGAAAATGCTGTTCCTTGTAGGACTTCTGGAAAGACTGCGAGAAGAGGGACACAGAACCCTGGTATTCTCGCAGTCAAGGAAGATGCTGGATATCATAGAGCGTGTCTTGTCTTGCAGACAATTCAAGATCATGCGTATTGACGGAACGGTAACCCACCTAACAGAGCGGGAGAAGCGCATTAATGCTTTTCAGAGTAACAAGGACTACTCCATCTTCCTGCTCACTACACAAGTTGGTGGCGTTGGTATAACCTTAACAGCAGCCAGCCGAGTGGTGATCTTTGATCCCAGCTGGAATCCAGCTACAGATTCTCAGGCTGTAGACAGAGCTTATAGGATTGGGCAAAAAGAGAACGTAGTAATTTATAGACTGATTACCTGTGGTACAGTGGAAGAGAAGATATACAGGCGACAAGTATTTAAGGATTCATTAATAAGACAGACTACTGGTGACAAAAAGAACCTGTTTAGATATTTCTCCAAACAGGAACTAAGGGAGCTTTTCACATTAGAAGATACTCGAACATCTGCAACTCAGATCCAGCTGCAGTCTTTGCATGCCACCCAAAGAAACACTGACTTGGAGCTAGATGAACATATTGCTTATTTGCATTCTCTGGAAATGTTTGGCATTTCTGATCATGACTTGATCTGCACGAGGGAAATGGCTCACGAGGATCAGGTTGACAGTGAAGAAGCCCATCGGTACATTCAGCGGAGGGTCCAGAAAGCCCATGAACTAGTTCAGTTAGAGTCTCAGCTTAGAGACCAGAGGATGGAGGAGATCAGAAATGCTTGTGAAGAGATGTGGCCAAGACAACCAGAATTGgtttcaaaaccaaagaagtTGTCTCCAGGGTTGAACAACATAAATAACTTTGTTTCACCTCAAGCTGATGAACATGAAAATGACAAAGAGGACCAGGTTCTTAAAGTTGGCTCCAAAATGAAAAGTCTGATTATTGATGACCTGGATGAAAAGCAGCTGGCACAAGATGTGTCCAGTATGGACACAGAGCTGCTTAATACCAGGAAGACAGTGAAACAACGCAATATACAAGAATCTGAGCAAAATCTTGATTTAAGCATTTTACCATCATCACCTGGACTTCATCCACTTGATAAAGAGAGTCAGAGTCTTGATCAGAAACAGTGTTCACGTGTTGTAAACTCAGGTAGCTTAACTGAGGCAGGGAATGGCCTGTCAAGGCATTTTCAGCATTGCATTAATGAGTCTGGTATGGCTGATGATCCCACAAGGTTAAGAGATACAGAGATGGCAGATCAAGTACTTGACCCACCTGCTGCCTTGAGGACAGACAAGAATTATGCTCCTGAGCTAGCTTTGGCTGCCACAGTGCCAAGTTTATCAAACGTTACACCAGAAATCCATGCTGGGCTCCAGAAGTCTTGTGTGTTGGAAGGCAGCTTGGAGGGTATGTCTATGCCTTCTTTCCAGGATCAAGTTGACTTCAATCTGGTTTTGGAAGAGTCTGAAGATGGATGGCGATGTGCCTCAAACAGGGGAAGCTCACTGGAACACCCAGAAAAGGAGGGCTTCcaagtaaaagcagaaagtttttttaaatctccaaCAAAAACTTGGCTAAGTGAGAACAGTAACTGTGGAAAACCCTGTCACACAGCTGAAGAAGAGCCAAATAATTCCCTGCAAGGGCGTGAAGCATCAGATGAAAGCAGTGGTGTCTTTCATTTTGTTAGAAAGAAATGCTTAAAAAGAGTTGTTTCAGACAGTGAGGATGAAGACCGTTCCATTATGACCCTGGAGGAAAACCAGTCTGAAAAAAGGCCCTCTCCCTTGAGCAGCCCACTGCATCCATTTCTGGAAGGAATTAGCGCATCCACTCCTAAATCTGTCAGAAGTATAACAAAAGCTATCTTTTCTCCCCAACCAACTAACAGTGGTAACGGGTCTACTGCTTCCAGGCAATCTTTAATCAACAAGGTGATAGATGAGGTTGAGGATATTGAAGAAATCATGGGAACCACTGATGAAGACCATGATGATGGTGACACGAAGAAGGAACAAGATGACCTTGTGGAGGAAGAAGCTGAAGAGTGTAGTGGGGAATCTGCTGAGCCTGAAGAAGAACCCGCTGGAGAAACGCTTGATACAGCTGAAGAATCCTTCCATCTAGACAGCATGCTGTCTGAGCAGCCCGAAGCAGATGAGACTGAGTCGCCTCGGGAGGAATCCACTGGTGATGCTGAGCTTCAATCAGGTGAGCAGCTAGACTGCTTCACCCAGGAAAACATTGCTGAAAAAGAGACTGGTCAGAACTCCTCTCCTGCCATAGATTACAATACCTTGGTAGACAGCGGGAAGAAACTTAAGAATGATGGAAAACTACAGGAGGCATTGAACTGTTTCCTGCAAGCTCTTGACATAAGAAGTGGAGATCCTGAAGTTATGCTTATGACATTGAACTTATATAGACAGCTAGCtcagaaatga